A part of Tessaracoccus timonensis genomic DNA contains:
- the nrfH gene encoding cytochrome c nitrite reductase small subunit, which produces MGVTLAALIGVTIGVTGFTFHYSGFFNYFGDSSETCVACHAMNEQYEGWARGSHRDVTTCNSCHTPHDSIVAKYINKADNGFFHSLWFTTGTYPQNIKIRDHNRGIVEDSCVYCHGAMVDDIAHGSAARGEQLSCIRCHDGVGHKR; this is translated from the coding sequence ATGGGCGTCACGCTCGCAGCGTTGATCGGAGTGACGATCGGCGTCACGGGCTTCACCTTTCACTACTCCGGATTCTTCAACTACTTCGGAGACAGTTCGGAGACGTGCGTCGCCTGCCATGCGATGAACGAACAATATGAGGGTTGGGCAAGGGGATCGCACCGTGACGTCACTACCTGCAACTCCTGCCACACCCCGCACGATTCCATCGTGGCGAAATACATCAACAAGGCCGACAACGGCTTCTTCCACTCACTGTGGTTCACGACCGGCACTTACCCGCAGAACATCAAGATTCGTGACCACAACAGGGGAATCGTCGAGGATTCCTGCGTCTACTGCCATGGGGCGATGGTCGACGACATTGCCCACGGTTCGGCCGCTCGCGGCGAACAACTCTCCTGCATTCGATGCCACGACGGCGTGGGTCACAAGAGGTGA
- a CDS encoding ammonia-forming cytochrome c nitrite reductase subunit c552, whose product MTDNATKKPEQKVWVGPKARWVPILVLVLVAACAAALTWFLTTIFENKQDAKAPFTHVVNVDETTYDAEVWGKNFPREYEGHIATKEMSNDPQKTVEHTPTKNDPRTRVATSKLELDPRLVTMWQGYAFSVDYRKPRGHEYMLEDQQLTRRVREFEQPGACLNCHASLPEVMDSLGNGDREAGWAAMNKLPYNEAVQHAKAPIACIDCHEPGTMKLRATRPAFIEGIARYMENVKGIKDYDVNRDASVQEMRSFVCAQCHVEYYFKGEEKTLTFPWTHGLEANDAIKYYDEVGWSDFEHKLTGANVIKAQHPDFETWSQGAHAANGVGCADCHMAYKRDGAQKITDHQIASPMRSKESINQTCLTCHHATEDEMQARVDKIQERWQGSVDVAFDALDALIKDIEANKDTADPAALTKARDFQRNAQFLIDMNVSENSHGFHAPQYQTSLLNQATDYARKGQLALHGIDVGPVTASGQNG is encoded by the coding sequence ATGACTGACAATGCAACCAAGAAACCTGAGCAGAAAGTCTGGGTCGGTCCGAAGGCCCGCTGGGTGCCGATTCTGGTGCTGGTGCTGGTCGCAGCATGTGCGGCTGCACTCACCTGGTTCCTCACCACCATCTTCGAAAACAAGCAAGATGCCAAGGCACCGTTCACCCACGTCGTGAACGTCGACGAGACCACCTACGACGCGGAGGTGTGGGGTAAGAACTTCCCGCGTGAGTACGAAGGGCACATCGCCACCAAGGAGATGAGCAACGATCCGCAGAAGACCGTCGAACACACGCCCACCAAGAACGACCCCCGTACGCGCGTCGCGACGAGCAAACTCGAGCTGGATCCGCGATTGGTGACGATGTGGCAGGGCTATGCGTTCTCCGTCGACTACCGCAAGCCCCGTGGCCACGAGTACATGCTGGAGGATCAGCAGCTCACCCGTCGCGTGCGCGAATTCGAGCAGCCCGGCGCCTGTCTGAACTGCCACGCCTCGCTGCCTGAGGTCATGGACTCTCTCGGCAACGGCGACCGCGAGGCCGGCTGGGCTGCGATGAACAAGCTGCCTTACAACGAAGCCGTCCAACACGCCAAGGCCCCGATCGCCTGCATCGACTGCCACGAACCCGGCACCATGAAACTGCGCGCCACCCGCCCCGCGTTCATCGAGGGCATCGCCCGCTACATGGAGAATGTCAAGGGCATCAAGGACTACGACGTCAACCGCGACGCCAGCGTCCAGGAGATGCGCTCGTTCGTGTGTGCTCAGTGCCACGTCGAGTACTACTTCAAGGGTGAGGAGAAGACACTCACCTTCCCGTGGACCCACGGCCTTGAAGCCAACGACGCAATCAAGTACTACGACGAGGTGGGCTGGAGCGACTTCGAGCACAAGCTCACGGGCGCGAACGTGATCAAGGCGCAGCACCCCGACTTCGAGACGTGGTCGCAGGGCGCCCACGCGGCCAACGGTGTTGGTTGCGCGGACTGCCACATGGCCTACAAGCGCGACGGTGCACAGAAGATCACCGACCATCAGATCGCCAGCCCCATGCGCAGCAAGGAGTCGATCAACCAGACCTGCCTCACCTGCCACCACGCTACTGAGGACGAGATGCAGGCCCGCGTCGACAAGATCCAGGAACGCTGGCAGGGCTCGGTTGACGTCGCCTTCGACGCTCTCGACGCCCTCATTAAGGACATCGAGGCAAATAAGGACACCGCCGATCCGGCAGCCCTGACGAAGGCCCGTGATTTCCAGCGCAACGCTCAGTTCCTGATCGACATGAACGTCTCCGAGAACAGTCACGGCTTCCACGCCCCGCAGTATCAGACCTCGTTGCTCAACCAGGCCACCGACTACGCCCGCAAGGGTCAGCTCGCCCTCCAC